A window from Erythrolamprus reginae isolate rEryReg1 chromosome 9, rEryReg1.hap1, whole genome shotgun sequence encodes these proteins:
- the CHST12 gene encoding carbohydrate sulfotransferase 12, whose protein sequence is MTKARLFRLSVVLGSIFMILLIIVYWDNVGTAHFYLHTTLSRPHGVALPTAGKDDPASLLEMDDFLENLLNSNLRKNVDVGRKSEKPKPLLRASSKPGSSYLEENVRGYDWPTRDSNVVLDQAKLQTERRQMLRDWCANSSFSFPTKERTFDDIPNYELNHLIVDDRHGIIYCYVPKVACTNWKRVMIILSESLMDQGVPYVDPLDIPRKNVHNTSTHFTFNKFWRRYGKFSRHLMKIKLKKYTKFLFVRDPFVRLISAFRSKFELANEEFYRRFAVPMLKLYANYSSLPPSVGEAFEGGFRVSFSDFIQYLLDPRTEKLAPFNEHWRQVYRLCHPCQIDYDFVGKLETLDEDATYLLQLLKVDHLLHFPPSYRNRTANSWEEDWFAKIPMAWRQRLYKLYEADFVLFGYPKPENLLKN, encoded by the coding sequence ATGACCAAGGCACGTCTTTTCCGTCTCTCGGTGGTCCTCGGCTCCATCTTCATGATCCTGTTGATCATCGTGTATTGGGACAATGTCGGGACCGCCCACTTCTACCTCCACACCACCCTCTCGAGGCCTCACGGGGTGGCGCTCCCCACGGCCGGGAAGGACGACCCAGCTTCTCTGCTGGAGATGGATGATTTTTTGGAGAACCTCTTAAATTCCAACCTGAGAAAGAACGTTGACGTGGGCCGGAAATCCGAGAAGCCGAAGCCGTTGTTGCGTGCTTCGAGCAAACCGGGATCCAGCTACTTGGAGGAGAACGTCAGGGGCTACGACTGGCCCACGCGGGACTCCAACGTAGTGCTGGACCAGGCGAAGTTGCAGACGGAGAGGCGGCAGATGCTGCGCGACTGGTGCGCCAATTCCAGCTTCTCCTTTCCAACCAAGGAGAGGACCTTCGATGACATCCCCAACTACGAGCTCAACCACCTCATCGTCGACGACCGCCACGGCATCATCTACTGCTACGTGCCCAAAGTGGCCTGCACCAACTGGAAGCGGGTGATGATCATCCTGAGCGAAAGCTTGATGGACCAAGGCGTCCCCTACGTCGACCCTTTGGACATCCCCCGCAAGAACGTCCACAACACCAGCACCCATTTCACCTTCAACAAATTCTGGCGGCGCTACGGCAAGTTCTCCCGCCACCTCATGAAGATCAAGCTCAAGAAGTACACCAAGTTCCTCTTCGTCCGCGACCCCTTCGTTCGGCTGATCTCGGCCTTCCGGAGCAAATTCGAGCTGGCCAACGAGGAATTCTACCGTCGTTTCGCCGTCCCCATGCTCAAGCTGTACGCCAACTACAGCAGCCTGCCGCCGTCGGTGGGTGAAGCCTTTGAGGGCGGTTTCCGCGTCTCCTTCTCGGACTTCATCCAGTACTTGTTGGACCCTCGGACAGAGAAGCTGGCCCCGTTCAACGAGCACTGGAGGCAGGTGTACCGCCTGTGCCACCCCTGCCAGATCGACTATGACTTTGTCGGCAAGCTGGAGACCTTGGACGAAGACGCCACGTACCTCTTGCAACTTCTCAAGGTGGACCACCTCCTCCACTTCCCTCCCAGCTACCGGAACAGGACAGCCAACAGCTGGGAGGAGGACTGGTTCGCGAAAATCCCCATGGCCTGGCGACAGCGGCTGTACAAACTGTACGAGGCTGACTTCGTGCTTTTCGGATATCCCAAACCAGAAAACCTGCTCAAAAACTGA